A region of Kribbella sp. NBC_01245 DNA encodes the following proteins:
- a CDS encoding Imm32 family immunity protein, with amino-acid sequence MEIEANLASPRDLARWCLALADPDAPSGSHIHFDPGVYLLTPDSESLILGRSDGLVAVDRGTSHARSSADPELLWWG; translated from the coding sequence GTGGAGATTGAGGCGAACCTCGCGAGCCCGCGCGACCTGGCTCGCTGGTGCCTGGCTCTCGCTGATCCAGATGCACCCTCTGGGTCGCACATCCACTTCGATCCGGGCGTATACCTACTCACTCCCGACAGCGAATCGCTAATACTCGGACGCTCGGACGGTCTTGTGGCAGTAGACCGGGGCACGTCGCATGCTCGCTCATCGGCAGATCCGGAACTGCTCTGGTGGGGTTGA
- a CDS encoding GcvT family protein → MVGRRTAIIGAGVVGAALADELSALGWTDIVVLDQGDLPATGGSTSHAPGLVFQASGSKALTDLARYTVEKFVELEHEGQSCFLQVGGLEIATTPERLAEIHRRHGWLTSWGVEAEVVDADRCVELHPLVDRDRVLGGLHCPTDGVAKALWAVEAQIERAKGRGVRFLPRHEVTGISVEDGRVVGLETNHGEIPADVVVCCAGIWGPKVAALAGMRLPLTPLAHQLAWTGPVPALAGQTEEAVRPILRHQDADLYYRDRYDQLGIGYYGHRPMPIDANDLVAVDEADVMPSVLEFTPDDFAPAWDETQALLPSTADAKIEEGINGVFSFTPDGMPLLGESPELSGFWVAEAVWVTHSAGVGRAVAEWLANGYSESFDLHEFDVNRFEDYQLVPEYVLERDCQNFVEVYDILHPLQPMDSPRAVRTSPFYPRQLELDAYFLPATGWERPQWYDANKDLLERYDVPEPNDWAARYWSPVAGAEARATREGVAMYDMTALKRLSVKGPGATAFLQRLATGDVDKSVGSVVYTLLLDVDGGIRSDVTIARLGRNEYQVGANGALDEDWFNRFLPGDGSVVVTDITPGTCCIGLWGPKAREVLGKLTDADLTNTGLKYFRAARFSIGNVPVTAMRLSYVGELGWELYTSADLGLRLWDSIWQAGREHGIIAAGRAAFNSLRLEKGYRSFGADMTFEHDPYEAGVGFAVKLDKGDFIGRDALLRRKENQTRTLACLTIDDPVDVVAGKEPVFVDGRPAGYVTSAAYGYTIGKGIAYAWLPIEAATPGTPVEIGYFDHRVQAVVTAEPLFDPKMTRLRG, encoded by the coding sequence ATGGTCGGACGTCGAACCGCCATCATCGGAGCCGGAGTCGTCGGCGCGGCGCTTGCGGATGAGCTGTCCGCACTCGGCTGGACGGACATCGTCGTGCTCGACCAGGGCGACCTGCCAGCCACCGGCGGCTCGACCTCGCACGCGCCCGGGCTCGTCTTCCAGGCCAGCGGTTCCAAGGCCCTGACTGATCTGGCTCGATACACGGTCGAGAAGTTCGTCGAGCTCGAGCACGAGGGGCAGTCCTGCTTTCTCCAGGTCGGGGGCCTCGAGATCGCGACGACGCCGGAGCGACTGGCCGAGATCCACCGTCGGCACGGCTGGCTCACGTCCTGGGGTGTCGAGGCGGAGGTCGTCGATGCGGATCGCTGCGTCGAGTTGCACCCGCTGGTCGACCGCGACCGGGTGCTCGGCGGACTGCACTGCCCGACCGACGGTGTGGCCAAGGCACTGTGGGCGGTCGAGGCGCAGATCGAACGGGCGAAGGGCCGCGGTGTGCGGTTCCTGCCGCGCCACGAGGTCACTGGGATCTCGGTCGAGGACGGCAGGGTCGTCGGGCTCGAGACCAACCACGGCGAGATCCCGGCCGATGTCGTCGTGTGCTGCGCCGGGATCTGGGGCCCGAAGGTCGCGGCCCTGGCCGGCATGCGACTTCCGCTGACCCCGCTGGCCCATCAGCTTGCCTGGACCGGCCCCGTCCCGGCATTGGCCGGCCAGACCGAGGAAGCGGTCCGCCCGATCCTCCGGCACCAGGACGCGGACCTCTACTACCGCGACCGCTACGACCAGCTCGGGATCGGCTACTACGGCCACCGCCCGATGCCGATCGACGCGAACGACCTGGTCGCAGTCGACGAGGCCGACGTGATGCCGTCGGTCCTCGAGTTCACCCCCGACGACTTCGCGCCCGCCTGGGACGAGACGCAGGCTCTGCTCCCGTCGACGGCGGACGCGAAGATCGAGGAGGGGATCAACGGCGTCTTCTCCTTCACGCCGGACGGCATGCCGCTGCTCGGCGAGTCGCCCGAGCTGTCCGGCTTCTGGGTCGCGGAGGCGGTCTGGGTGACGCACTCCGCCGGCGTCGGCCGGGCGGTGGCCGAGTGGCTGGCCAACGGGTACAGCGAGAGCTTCGACCTGCACGAGTTCGACGTGAACAGGTTCGAGGACTATCAACTCGTCCCGGAGTACGTTCTCGAACGCGACTGCCAGAACTTCGTCGAGGTGTACGACATCCTGCACCCGCTCCAGCCGATGGACTCGCCGCGTGCGGTCCGCACCTCGCCGTTCTACCCGCGCCAGCTGGAGCTCGACGCCTACTTCCTGCCGGCCACCGGCTGGGAGCGGCCGCAGTGGTACGACGCCAACAAGGACCTCCTCGAGCGGTACGACGTACCGGAGCCGAACGACTGGGCCGCGCGCTACTGGTCGCCGGTGGCCGGTGCTGAGGCCCGGGCCACCCGCGAGGGCGTCGCGATGTACGACATGACGGCGTTGAAGCGGTTGTCGGTGAAGGGCCCTGGTGCCACCGCATTCCTGCAGCGGCTCGCGACCGGTGATGTCGACAAGTCCGTCGGGTCGGTCGTCTACACCCTCTTGCTCGACGTCGACGGTGGCATCCGCAGTGACGTCACCATCGCGCGTCTCGGCCGGAACGAGTACCAGGTCGGTGCCAACGGCGCGCTCGACGAGGACTGGTTCAACCGCTTCCTGCCCGGCGACGGGTCGGTCGTCGTCACCGACATCACGCCGGGCACATGCTGTATCGGCCTGTGGGGCCCGAAGGCCCGCGAGGTGCTCGGCAAGCTGACCGACGCGGACCTGACGAACACCGGTCTGAAGTACTTCCGTGCCGCCCGGTTCAGCATCGGCAACGTCCCGGTCACCGCGATGCGGCTCTCGTACGTCGGTGAGCTCGGCTGGGAGCTCTACACCAGCGCCGACCTCGGGCTCCGGCTCTGGGACTCGATCTGGCAGGCAGGCCGGGAGCACGGCATCATCGCTGCCGGCCGCGCGGCGTTCAACAGCCTGCGGCTGGAGAAGGGCTACCGGTCCTTCGGTGCGGACATGACCTTCGAGCACGACCCGTACGAGGCCGGCGTGGGCTTCGCCGTGAAGCTCGACAAGGGTGACTTCATCGGCCGCGATGCCCTGCTGCGCCGCAAGGAGAACCAGACTCGCACGCTCGCCTGCCTGACCATCGACGACCCGGTCGACGTCGTCGCCGGCAAGGAACCGGTCTTCGTCGACGGGCGCCCGGCCGGGTACGTCACCAGCGCGGCCTACGGCTACACGATCGGCAAGGGCATCGCCTACGCCTGGCTGCCGATCGAGGCCGCCACCCCCGGGACACCGGTCGAGATCGGCTACTTCGACCACCGGGTGCAGGCCGTCGTCACGGCCGAGCCGCTGTTCGACCCGAAGATGACCCGCCTCCGCGGCTGA
- a CDS encoding aromatic ring-hydroxylating oxygenase subunit alpha, producing MTVTENKTLPDSFLPTLPGAAYSDPDLFAREQEVLFEQLWFCAVRSGDIAKPGAFRTVQIGRESILISRSRRGEARAFFNICRHRGAKLCTEESGETQRAFQCPYHAWTYDLDGKLIAAPNLTKMPDIDRVEYGLRKVHVREWLGYIWVCLAEEAPSFEETVVGAVLTRLGDVEALEHYGIENLELGRRITYDVKANWKLIIENFMECYHCATIHPELTEVLPEFADGFAAQYFVGHGALFGDDVKGFTVDGSEGLDRIPGISDDQDRRYYAVTIRPQVFINLVPDHVIIHRMFPLAPDHTVVECDWLYLPNVVAEGKDLSKSVELFHRVNQQDFEACERCQDATDSRMYAAGGVLVPSEHHIAEFHQWVLDSLKPRS from the coding sequence ATGACCGTCACCGAGAACAAGACCCTCCCTGACAGTTTCCTGCCGACCCTGCCGGGTGCGGCGTATTCGGACCCCGACCTGTTCGCTCGCGAGCAGGAGGTGCTGTTCGAGCAGCTCTGGTTCTGCGCGGTCCGCTCGGGTGACATCGCGAAGCCGGGCGCCTTCCGGACCGTCCAGATCGGCCGCGAGAGCATCCTGATCAGCCGCTCCCGCCGCGGTGAGGCGCGGGCGTTCTTCAACATCTGCCGGCACCGCGGCGCCAAGCTGTGCACCGAGGAGTCCGGCGAGACCCAACGGGCCTTCCAGTGCCCGTACCACGCCTGGACCTACGACCTCGACGGCAAGCTGATCGCCGCCCCGAACCTGACCAAGATGCCGGACATCGACCGGGTCGAGTACGGCCTGCGCAAGGTCCACGTCCGCGAGTGGCTCGGCTACATCTGGGTCTGCCTCGCCGAGGAGGCGCCGTCGTTCGAGGAGACCGTGGTCGGCGCGGTACTGACCCGCCTCGGCGACGTCGAGGCGCTCGAGCACTATGGGATCGAGAACCTCGAGCTGGGCCGGCGGATCACGTATGACGTGAAAGCCAACTGGAAGCTGATCATCGAGAATTTCATGGAGTGCTACCACTGCGCGACCATCCACCCGGAGCTCACCGAGGTACTGCCGGAGTTCGCCGACGGCTTCGCGGCACAGTACTTCGTCGGGCACGGCGCGCTGTTCGGCGATGACGTCAAGGGATTCACGGTCGACGGCTCCGAGGGCCTGGACCGGATCCCGGGCATCTCCGACGACCAGGACCGCCGCTACTACGCCGTGACGATCCGGCCGCAGGTCTTCATCAACCTGGTCCCCGACCACGTGATCATCCACCGGATGTTCCCGCTCGCCCCCGACCACACGGTGGTCGAGTGTGACTGGCTGTACCTGCCGAACGTCGTTGCCGAAGGCAAAGACCTGAGCAAGTCGGTGGAGCTCTTCCACCGGGTCAACCAGCAGGACTTCGAGGCCTGCGAGCGCTGCCAGGACGCCACCGACTCGCGGATGTACGCAGCAGGTGGGGTCTTGGTGCCGAGCGAGCATCACATCGCCGAGTTCCACCAGTGGGTCCTCGACTCGCTCAAGCCCCGCAGCTGA
- a CDS encoding epoxide hydrolase family protein, translating to MTTRHDFPLEPTPIQVADEVLDDLRARLTLTRPPLDEDNEDWSYGVPAGYLGELVAYWRDGYDWRKAEAAINAYEHYQVGVAGVPVHFMRKPGRGPSPIPLILTHGWPWTFWHWSKVIDPLADPAAFGGDPADAFDVIVPSLPGFGFPGPLTGFPDVNFWKVADLWHTLMTETLGYQKYAAGGCDIGGIVSSQLGHKYADELYGIHIGSGLPLDFFTGPRAWDLARNRPLTGDEPTDVRARIIELDHRSASHLAVHMLDGATLAHGLSDSPAGLLAWLLERWNAWSDNGGDLESVFTKDDLLTHATIYWANNSIATSMRYYANANRYPWSPAHSRTPVVQAPVGLTFVAYENPPGITTADERVQAFKSGPQAAWFNHVNVNAHDHGGHFIPWENPDAWVSDLRRTFHDYRS from the coding sequence ATGACCACTCGGCACGACTTCCCCCTGGAGCCCACACCGATCCAGGTTGCCGACGAAGTGCTCGACGACCTGCGCGCCCGGCTCACCCTGACCCGTCCGCCGTTGGACGAGGACAACGAGGACTGGTCGTACGGCGTCCCGGCCGGCTATCTCGGTGAGCTGGTCGCCTACTGGCGGGACGGGTACGACTGGCGCAAGGCCGAGGCCGCGATCAACGCCTACGAGCACTACCAGGTGGGCGTCGCCGGTGTCCCGGTGCACTTCATGCGCAAGCCCGGTCGCGGCCCCAGCCCGATCCCGTTGATTCTCACCCACGGCTGGCCATGGACGTTCTGGCACTGGTCGAAGGTGATCGACCCGCTCGCCGACCCGGCCGCGTTCGGCGGCGACCCCGCCGACGCGTTCGACGTCATCGTGCCGTCGCTGCCCGGCTTCGGATTCCCCGGCCCGCTCACCGGCTTCCCGGACGTCAACTTCTGGAAGGTCGCCGACCTCTGGCACACCCTGATGACCGAGACGCTGGGATACCAGAAGTACGCCGCCGGTGGCTGCGACATCGGCGGGATCGTCTCCAGCCAGCTCGGCCACAAGTACGCCGACGAGCTGTACGGCATCCACATCGGCTCCGGGCTGCCGCTCGACTTCTTCACCGGCCCGCGCGCCTGGGACCTCGCCCGGAACCGTCCCCTCACCGGTGACGAGCCCACCGACGTCCGCGCCCGCATCATCGAGCTGGACCACCGCTCGGCGTCCCACCTCGCCGTGCACATGCTCGACGGCGCCACCCTCGCCCACGGGCTGAGCGACTCACCCGCCGGACTGCTCGCCTGGCTGCTGGAACGCTGGAACGCCTGGAGCGACAACGGCGGCGACCTCGAGTCCGTCTTCACCAAGGACGACCTGCTCACCCACGCCACGATCTACTGGGCGAACAACTCCATCGCCACGTCGATGCGGTACTACGCCAACGCCAACCGCTACCCCTGGTCCCCGGCCCACAGTCGTACGCCGGTCGTGCAGGCCCCGGTCGGCCTGACCTTCGTCGCGTACGAGAACCCACCTGGCATCACCACCGCCGACGAGCGCGTCCAGGCGTTCAAGTCCGGACCGCAGGCCGCCTGGTTCAACCACGTCAACGTCAACGCCCACGACCACGGCGGCCACTTCATCCCCTGGGAGAACCCCGACGCCTGGGTCAGCGACCTACGCCGCACCTTCCACGACTACCGGTCCTGA
- a CDS encoding MarR family winged helix-turn-helix transcriptional regulator, with the protein MSPSKSTAGLDVGALGLAMEEFTAVFIRLASVEQRSFTTLGVLHTLATRGPMRLSELTASERVTQPAMTQLVTRLERDGLAVRSPDPSDGRAVLVQITPAGAEAVESRRQERIGRLAALVDQLDPRHRRALAASLPAFLEMARLAAQPSNQPNPTQQGTTS; encoded by the coding sequence ATGTCTCCGAGTAAGTCGACGGCCGGTCTGGATGTTGGGGCGTTGGGGCTTGCTATGGAGGAGTTCACGGCGGTGTTCATTCGGCTGGCGTCGGTGGAGCAGAGGAGCTTCACCACGTTGGGTGTTCTGCACACGTTGGCGACACGCGGGCCGATGCGGCTGTCGGAGCTGACGGCTAGCGAGCGGGTCACGCAGCCGGCGATGACGCAGCTCGTAACCCGGCTCGAGCGGGACGGGCTGGCCGTGCGGTCGCCGGACCCGTCGGACGGCCGGGCGGTGCTGGTGCAGATCACGCCCGCCGGCGCCGAGGCGGTCGAGTCGCGGCGACAGGAGCGCATCGGCCGCCTGGCCGCCCTGGTCGACCAGCTCGACCCGCGGCATCGGCGAGCACTCGCCGCATCGCTGCCCGCCTTCCTCGAAATGGCCCGGCTCGCCGCCCAACCAAGCAACCAGCCGAACCCCACCCAGCAAGGAACCACGTCATGA
- a CDS encoding YwqG family protein, whose translation MSGLEDEVAAFRGRVESAGLAAFADSLVRLARPSIRLTPDLSAQTHSLRTSRLGGAPDLPTGTPWPRDDASHLSFIAQVNLADVAPYDVDGALPRDGLLSFFYDAVSQDAWGFDPVDHGASAVLYTPAGIPVEPRRLPSDLTDQGVFDAFTLKPMAEMTFAPWESFDIESVGMTRDERFAYAELFAYAELFDDENATKHRLLGHPDPVQGDMQLECQLATNGLYCGDSTGYQDPRAAELSPGAADWRLLMQIDSEDEADMMWGDVGRLYYWIRKSDLVDRNWELTWLVLQCG comes from the coding sequence ATGAGCGGACTCGAGGATGAAGTTGCGGCCTTCAGAGGTCGCGTGGAATCAGCTGGTCTTGCAGCGTTCGCCGACTCTCTGGTGCGGTTGGCGCGGCCGAGCATCCGACTCACACCAGACCTCTCCGCCCAGACTCATAGCCTCCGGACCAGCCGGCTGGGTGGCGCACCCGATCTGCCAACGGGGACGCCGTGGCCGCGGGACGACGCTTCGCATCTGAGTTTCATCGCACAGGTGAATCTTGCCGACGTGGCGCCGTACGACGTCGATGGAGCCCTGCCCCGAGACGGGCTCTTGTCGTTCTTCTACGACGCCGTTTCTCAGGACGCGTGGGGATTCGATCCGGTTGACCATGGAGCATCCGCCGTCCTCTACACGCCTGCGGGGATCCCGGTTGAGCCACGACGACTCCCGTCGGACTTGACGGATCAGGGCGTGTTCGATGCATTCACCTTGAAGCCGATGGCGGAGATGACTTTCGCGCCATGGGAGTCGTTCGACATCGAGTCCGTCGGCATGACCCGCGACGAGCGCTTCGCCTACGCGGAGCTGTTCGCCTACGCGGAGCTGTTCGACGACGAGAATGCGACGAAGCATCGGCTCCTCGGGCATCCAGACCCTGTGCAGGGGGACATGCAACTTGAATGCCAGCTCGCCACCAACGGTCTCTACTGCGGTGACTCAACTGGCTATCAAGATCCGCGCGCCGCAGAGTTGAGCCCTGGCGCAGCCGACTGGCGCCTCCTCATGCAGATCGACTCCGAGGACGAAGCCGACATGATGTGGGGCGACGTAGGACGCCTCTACTACTGGATCCGGAAGTCCGACCTTGTCGACCGCAATTGGGAACTCACTTGGCTCGTGCTCCAGTGCGGTTGA